Below is a genomic region from Streptomyces roseoviridis.
CGTCACCGTGCCGACGAGACGGACCCCGTCGCCGTCGCGTTCGATCACCGCCACCAGAGGGCTGTGAGTGCGGGCCATCAGGGCCGCGACCTCGACCGCCGTCGCGTCGGGGCCCACGTACGGCGGCGGGAAGAGACGGCGGGGCAGCCATTCGGCGACCGTGCGCCCGGCGAGCCGGTCGGCGATCTCGGCATCGACCGCTTCGGCGGCTGCGGAGGCCAGCAGCGGATCGTTGATCACATACTCGGGGAGCGTCTGCCGGAGGACCTGCGAGCCGGGCACGATCGCGTGCGGCTGCCCGTCCGAGTCCAGCACGAGAAGGGCCGGCAGTGAACTCCGGGCCAGCAGACGGGCCGCGTCCATCGCGTCGTCGTCGGTCGTGACGAAGGGATACGACTCGGCCAGGTCGCGGGCTCGCACGGCGCCTCCTCATTCGCTGTGCCGCCGGCGCGGGCGAGGACCGCGGACACGGGGCCTCGGCACCACGACGACAGCGCACACGTCACACTTCTCGTTCCCCCTCCCACTCTAGGCTCCGCGCGTTCTCCGCCGTCGCACCACGGGCCGCCCGGGTCACCCCCGCGAGCCTCGGTCGACGCGGTCGAGTACGCGGGGGTCGGCCGTGGTCCGGATCCACCGTCACGCCCCTCGGGCGGACCGCTCCTCCCGGGCCCGTTGGGCGGCGAGCCGCACCGCCTGCACGGCGCCCTCGGGATCCGCGGTGGAAACGGAGAGGCGGGCGAACCGGCGGCCCGGAAAGAGATCCACGACGGCCACCGGTCCGGGCCCGCGCACGGCGACGACATCCATGCCGCCCGCGTGCCGCCACGTACCCGTGCAGAAGCGTTCCGGCCGCCATTTTCCTCGCTCACCGGTTCCCCGCATGGCTCGCCACCAGTCCGGCTCGACCCACGCCTCTCGCACGTCCGTCAGGGGAACGCGAATCCCTTTTCGACGAGCGAGCAGCGCCTCACGCCATGACAGGCGCACGACCACGTCGTCGTTCTGAACCAGCAGGCGCGCCACGACCGCAACCCTCCTTCCACGAATGGAGACCTCATACGCACACCCGTGCCGGACGAACTCCTGCCGGATTTCCCTGTCGAGACGGGGACCGACGTCGCCGCATGGGAAAGCGGTCAGTCGGCCGCCGCCACCGCGGCGTGTTCGGCGGGTGGCCCCGGCTGCCTCGGCTGGCCGTGGGCGGTGGCGCCGAGCAGCGGAGCGCCGTGCCGCTCGGGGCGGTGGCCGGGGGCGTCGAGGACGCTCTCGCGCGGCGTCTCGGCAGGTCCGGGGGCCGTCGGAATGCTGCGGCGGGCAAGGATGCGGCCCACCCATCGGCGACCGCAGACGGGGCACGGCACGGCACCGGCGGGGGTGTACGGCGAGGGCACGGACGCACCGTCGCGGGAGAAGTACTCCCAGTCGCTGCCCTGATCGTCCCGGTACTGCTGGACGTCGTAGTCGACGCTCCACTCGTGCCAGCAGCGCCCGCAGGCGAAATGCACGCGCTCAAGTGCGAGTTCGGTGATCATGCCTCTCACCTCTTTCCTCTGCACGGTCCGTCGCCTGGTCTCCCTTTTCTTCTTTCCTGGAATCAATGACACAGACACCGCACGGGGTGCGTTTATGCCTCGATTCCCACGCTAGCGGGAACGGGCCTGTCGTGTCCGTGAGCGGTTTTCCTTGCGGATCGTCTCCAGCAGTTCGGCCCTGCTCATCCGTGACCGCCCGCCGATGTCCAGCCGCCGGGCCAATGCGTACAGGTGGTGCTTGGTCGCGTTCTCGTCGACGCCCTCGCCGCTGCGGGCGGGCTTGCCCCGCGGAGTCGCGGCCCTGGGGTCGGAGGGGCCCTTACGGCCGTGTTCCTTGCGTTCCCAGTGGTCGGCGACCTTCTCGTACTTGTGCTTGAGGGCGCTGTAGGCGACCCGGTGGGCCCGCTCGCCCTCCCCGTACTGCTCGACAGCCGAGTCATGGGCCTTGATCCACGTCCGCTGTGCGTCCTCAGGGGAACGTTCCAGCGTGGAAGGCAGCTCCTCACGTCCTGGCATGGCGCCCTCCGGTGGTACGAGGTGTGTGCCGACGCGGTTCGGCCGACCGCACACCGCTGCTTGTCCCGATCCTTCCGCGTGGCCGCGTATGCCCGGACGGCTCCAGGTCAAACGGTCCAGGCCTTGGACGGTACCGGGGGCGGGGGCTTCCTCCCTTCACCGCGACGCCCGGCCCGCCGGCCCGCCCGCGGCTCACCCGGCGCACCGGTTTCGGCCATTCCCGGGTGCTGCCGACACCCCTCGGGGCGGGGGTCGATGCATACGGCACGAACACGCATTCGCCTGTTCGCGGGGTTATGAGTGCGTCCGAAACACATGTGTTCGACAGGCCGGGCGGCGTCGTTGAGCCGCATGACACCCCGAACTGCCGCTCCTCAGCCCCCGAGGTACCGACATGCCGCCCTCCGTCCCCCACCTCCGCAGCCTGGTCACCGCCTACCTGGACCGGCACCCCGACGAACGCGACGCCCTGGCAGGGCTGCTGGCCGCCCTGGACGCCGGAGGTGACCCGACCGACCGCTCCGCTCTGCCCGGCCACGTCACCTGCGGCGCGGTGGTGATCGACCGGAACCGCAGGGTCCTGCACATCCGCCACCGGGCGAGCGGAGGACTGCTGCTCACCCCCGGCGGACACGTCGAGGCCACCGACGACACCCTGCGGGCCGCCGCCCTGCGCGAAGTCGAGGAGGAGACGGGGCTGCCGGCCTCCGCCCTCGTCGCGCCGCCCGGATTCCGGAGCGGGCCCATCGACGTCGACATCCACGATGTCGGCCCCAACCCGTCGAAGGGCGAACCGGCGCACCGGCACTACGACTTCCGCTTCGCCTTCTACCTCGCCGACGATGCTCCCGAACCGGTCCCGAACGCCGAGGAGACACAGGGCGCGGCATGGCTGCCGTTCGACGAGGTGCCCTCCCCGGCGCTGCGCGGCAAGCTCGACGCCTCCGCCCTGGACGGGGTGATCGTTCCGTGGAACGCCTCCGTGATCGTCCACGACGGCCGCGGCCGGTACCTGCTGCACCTGCGGGACGCCAACAAGCCGTGGATCTGGGAGCCGGGGTGCTGGTCGCTGCTCGGTGGCGGCCGGGAGCCGCAGGACCGCACCCTGGAGGACACGGCCCGCCGGGAACTGCGCGAGGAGGCCGGCCTGACCGTCGCCGGCCTGGAGCCGTACGCGGTCGAGCACGTCACCGGCACCGACGGCACCCGCGTGCCGGTCCAGCTCTTCACCGGCCGCTGGAACGGCGACCCGGACCGGCTGCCGCTCACCGAGGGCGTGATGCTCGCCTGGGTACGGCCGGAGAAGTTCCCGTACATGACGATGCCGCGCTCCACGCGGACGCTGCTGGAGCGCCACGCCGCCGAACACGCGGCGCCGGGGACCGCGTCGGCGCGGACGCCGTCCGGGGCGGTCGCGCACCTGGTCGGCGTTCACCTCTACCTGGAGCGGGAGGGCCGGGTCCTCCTGGGTCTGCGGCACCCGGATTCGGCGTACGCCGGCGGGGCCTGGCACGTCCTGGCGGGCCATTGCGAGGCGGAATCCGCTGCCGCGTGCCTCGTGAGGGAGGCGTACGAGGAGGCGGGGCTGGTGATCGACCCTGCCGGCGTCGAGTTCGTCCACACCGTGCACATGGCCGATCGTCGTGGCGGTCCGCCCCGCGTCCAGCTCTTCTTCCGGGCCCGCCGGTGGGAGGGGACGCCGGAGCTGCGGGAGCCGGACAGGTGCGTGACCTGGCGGTGGTGGGACGCCAAGGACCTGCCCGAGCCCGTCGTCCCGTACACCCGTGCGGCGGTCGAGGGAATCCGGGCGGGGCGGGCGTACACGGAGATGGGGTGGCCGCGATGACCGGATACGGCGGACCGGGCGCCGCCCGCTCCGTCCGCTCCCCCGGTGCACGGGACCGGCTCCGGCGCGACCTGGTCGAACGCCGGCCTCTCGGCGAGCTCCCGGCCGCACCTCCGCGGAACCCGGACCTCGGTCGCGGCAACGGCGCGACGGCCCTCCGCCCCGCTCTTCTTCGACGGGCAGCGGTTCGACGTCGTCCGCCGCCGCGCGGCACACCTGGCGGGCCCCCGAGCCGGTACGGGTAGGGTCACCGCGACGGGAGGATCAGTGCGGAGGGGGTCAGGCGTGAAGCGGCCGACGATCGCGGACATCGCACGCCGCGCCGGAGTGTCCAAGGTGGCCGTGTCCTACGCCCTGAACGACCAGCCCGGGGTGTCCGACACGACCCGCGCCGCCATCAAGGCGATCGCGGAGGAGCTCGGCTGGCGCCCCAACAGCGCCGCACGGGCGCTCAGCGGTGCCCGCGCGCAGGCGGTCGGTCTCGTCGTACGGCGGCCCGCGTCCACCCTCGGCACCGAGCCCTTCTTCATGGAGTTCATCAGCGGAATAGAGAGCGTCCTGTCCGACCGCGCGTACGCCCTCATGCTGCAGATGGTCGACAGCGAGGAGCGCGAGACGGAGATCTACCGGCGCTGGTGGGGTGAGCGGCGGGTGGACGGCGTGTTCCTGGTCGACCTGCACACCGACGACCCGCGCGTGCCGGCGGTCGAGGCCCTGGGCCTTCCCGCCGTGGTGATCGGGCCCCCGCACACGGCGGGCTCGCTGCCCGCCGTCTGGTCGGACGACGCGCAGAGCGTCCACGAGGCGGTGCGCTACCTGGCGGCGATCGGTCACCGGCGCATCGCGCGGGTGGCCGGTCCGGAGGATCTGGCGCACACCGCCGTCCGGGACGCCGCCCTGCGCGAGGGCTGCGCGGAGTCGGGCCTGCCCGAGCCCGAGATCGTCCACACCGACTACACCGGGGACGAAGGGGCCCGCGCCGCCCGCCGCTTGCTCATCGCCGCCGAGCGCCCGACCGCGATGATCTTCGACAAC
It encodes:
- a CDS encoding NUDIX domain-containing protein: MPPSVPHLRSLVTAYLDRHPDERDALAGLLAALDAGGDPTDRSALPGHVTCGAVVIDRNRRVLHIRHRASGGLLLTPGGHVEATDDTLRAAALREVEEETGLPASALVAPPGFRSGPIDVDIHDVGPNPSKGEPAHRHYDFRFAFYLADDAPEPVPNAEETQGAAWLPFDEVPSPALRGKLDASALDGVIVPWNASVIVHDGRGRYLLHLRDANKPWIWEPGCWSLLGGGREPQDRTLEDTARRELREEAGLTVAGLEPYAVEHVTGTDGTRVPVQLFTGRWNGDPDRLPLTEGVMLAWVRPEKFPYMTMPRSTRTLLERHAAEHAAPGTASARTPSGAVAHLVGVHLYLEREGRVLLGLRHPDSAYAGGAWHVLAGHCEAESAAACLVREAYEEAGLVIDPAGVEFVHTVHMADRRGGPPRVQLFFRARRWEGTPELREPDRCVTWRWWDAKDLPEPVVPYTRAAVEGIRAGRAYTEMGWPR
- a CDS encoding LacI family DNA-binding transcriptional regulator, whose amino-acid sequence is MKRPTIADIARRAGVSKVAVSYALNDQPGVSDTTRAAIKAIAEELGWRPNSAARALSGARAQAVGLVVRRPASTLGTEPFFMEFISGIESVLSDRAYALMLQMVDSEERETEIYRRWWGERRVDGVFLVDLHTDDPRVPAVEALGLPAVVIGPPHTAGSLPAVWSDDAQSVHEAVRYLAAIGHRRIARVAGPEDLAHTAVRDAALREGCAESGLPEPEIVHTDYTGDEGARAARRLLIAAERPTAMIFDNDIMAVAALSVAQELGLSIPRDLSVVAWDESPLTQVVRPALSALARDIPAYGAAAARALLALVANEEVGHVRNNYARFVPRGSTAAASA
- a CDS encoding ChaB family protein yields the protein MPGREELPSTLERSPEDAQRTWIKAHDSAVEQYGEGERAHRVAYSALKHKYEKVADHWERKEHGRKGPSDPRAATPRGKPARSGEGVDENATKHHLYALARRLDIGGRSRMSRAELLETIRKENRSRTRQARSR
- a CDS encoding CBS domain-containing protein, with translation MRARDLAESYPFVTTDDDAMDAARLLARSSLPALLVLDSDGQPHAIVPGSQVLRQTLPEYVINDPLLASAAAEAVDAEIADRLAGRTVAEWLPRRLFPPPYVGPDATAVEVAALMARTHSPLVAVIERDGDGVRLVGTVTAARLMSCFLDR